From a region of the Acanthochromis polyacanthus isolate Apoly-LR-REF ecotype Palm Island chromosome 3, KAUST_Apoly_ChrSc, whole genome shotgun sequence genome:
- the unc93b1 gene encoding protein unc-93 homolog B1, which yields MMEASDEEDLIREADPLTAPPNGGMNELLNVGQEDNIQGQMDEFLGPQAEYNEEEEERKYYRRKRLGVIKNVLAASFGAMIVYSVYMGLLQMQLILHYDMTYREVKYSNLGLQDIDRKMLMGINVTPIIGLLYTPVLIRFLGTKWMMFLASGIYALFVSTNYWERYYTLVPSAVAIGVAIVPLWASLGNYITRMAQQYYEYANYKEEHVQEQKKLPKGACHSYIIVFQSVFNIIFSLSFVFAELPMRLVLNGYLRDSRHILHNVNKCGAEISGVIPGFNTTVLINLPRSMLLIQVESVLMGFAFLSMIIFLVLCGPAYRPTEEIDLRSIGWGNIFQLPFKHLRDYRLRLLCPFFIYSGFEVLFAIKGFSLSYGVCGLGLDKLWLLIVVYGLSCSVFSSLSLCLLRLPRWVCLAGGAAVHVALLVALMVISPKPRVASLGPLLVISVLWGLGTALNKTGVSTLLGILYAEEKERLDFVYTIYHWFQAIAIFIVYLWSGLPMRAKLSILLATLLLACYCYWVMERRLASKVSYRLPRIPRPRHKVKGYRYLEEDNSDESDSERSEEDDEEDEKEDEEHVVEEMGAEGGEEGGQDGGADSPRARRRGVEGRWQRREGNQGEREERKGG from the exons ATG ATGGAGGCATCTGATGAAGAAGATCTAATCAGAGAAGCTGATCCGCTCACAGCGCCTCCTAATGGCGGCATGAACGAACTGCTGAATGTGGGGCAGGAGGACAACATACAGGGTCAG ATGGATGAGTTTTTGGGCCCGCAGGCCGAATacaacgaggaggaggaggagaggaaataCTACAGGAGGAAGAGGCTCGGAGTCATCAAGAACGTCCTCGCAGCCAGTTTTGGAGCCATGATCGTGTACAGTGTGTACATGG gcctACTACAGATGCAGCTGATCCTCCATTATGACATGACCTACCGTGAGGTCAAATACAGCAACCTCGGTCTGCAGGACATTGACCGGAAGATGCTGATGGGCATCAACGTCACACCGATCATCGGCCTCCTCTACACACCCGTACTCATCAG GTTTCTAGGTACGAAGTGGATGATGTTTCTGGCTTCAGGAATCTACGCCCTCTTCGTCTCAACCAATTACTGGGAGCGTTACTACACTCTGGTTCCGTCAGCCGTGGCTATCGGCGTGGCCATTGTGCCGCTTTGGGCCTCTTTGGGAAACTATATCACaag GATGGCACAGCAGTACTACGAATACGCCAACTACAAGGAAGAGCACGTTCAGGAGCAGAAGAAGCTTCCAAAGGGAGCGTGTCACAGCTACATCATCGTCTTCCAGTCGGTCTTCAACATCATCTTCAGT CTGAGTTTCGTCTTCGCTGAGCTGCCCATGCGTCTCGTCCTCAACGGCTACCTGCGAGATAGCCGCCACATTCTCCATAACGTCAATAAATGCG GAGCTGAAATCAGTGGAGTGATTCCCGGCTTCAACACCACCGTGCTGATCAACCTGCCGCGCTCCATGCTGCTCATCCAGGTGGAGAGCGTCCTCATGGGCTTCGCTTTCCTCTCCATGATCATA TTCCTTGTGCTGTGTGGCCCCGCCTACCGCCCGACAGAGGAGATCGACCTCCGCAGCATCGGCTGGGGAAACATCTTCCAGCTGCCTTTCAAACACCTGAGGGACTACCGGCTGCGACTGCTCTGCCCCTTCTTCATCTACAGCGGCTTTGAAGTGCTGTTTGCCATCAAGGGATTCTCTCTG TCCTACGGCGTCTGCGGTTTGGGTTTGGATAAACTGTGGCTTCTCATAGTCGTCTATGGCCTCTcctgttctgtgttttcctcCCTCTCCCTTTGCCTCCTGCGCCTCCCACGCTGGGTGTGTCTGGCAGGGGGCGCCGCTGTGCACGTGGCCCTCCTGGTGGCTCTGATGGTGATTTCTCCAAAGCCCCGGGTAGCGAGTCTTGGTCCTCTGCTCGTGATCTCGGTGCTGTGGGGACTCGGCACCGCTCTGAACAAGACCGGTGTCAGCA CTCTGCTCGGCATACTGTACGCTGAGGAAAAAGAACGTCTGGACTTCGTGTACACCATCTACCACTGGTTCCAGGCCATCGCCATCTTTATCGTCTACCTCTGGTCCGGCCTGCCAATGAGG GCCAAACTCTCCATCCTTCTGGCCaccctgctgctggcctgctaCTGCTACTGGGTGATGGAGCGCCGCCTGGCCAGTAAAGTGTCTTACAGACTGCCACGCATCCCTCGGCCACGGCATAAG GTCAAAGGCTACCGCTACCTGGAAGAGGACAACTCAGACGAGTCAGACTCGGAGAGGAGTGAGGAGGACGACGAAGAGGACGAGAAGGAAGATGAAGAGCATGTTGTGGAGGAGATGGGAGCAGAGGGCGGGGAGGAAGGGGGGCAAGATGGCGGGGCTGACTCACCCAGAGCCAGGAGGAGGGGAGTCGAGGGTCGCTGGCAAAGACGGGAGGGAAACCAGGGCGAGAGGGAGGAACGTAAGGGAGGCTGA
- the cryba1l2 gene encoding crystallin, beta A1, like 2 — protein MYRVTKTHMTFPVPLPSMGTAPFFKVTVFEQEHFQGKFLEFTSECCNIHNCGMDNIRSIRVESGAWVGFEHHDFQGQQFILERGEYPNWEAFSGSLSYHTERFMSLRPIYCASHQSSRMMIFEKENFIGRSTELCDDYPSLQAMGWFMPQVGSMHVRSGAFVCYEYPGYRGQQYIMECERHSGDFQHWRNWGSHCQTPKIQSIRRIRH, from the exons ATGTACAGAGTCACTAAAACCCACATGACCTTTCCTGTGCCCCTCCCGAGCATGGGAACAGCCCCCTTCTTTAAG GTGACTGTGTTTGAGCAGGAGCACTTCCAGGGCAAGTTTCTGGAGTTCACCTCCGAGTGCTGCAACATCCACAACTGTGGCATGGACAACATCCGCTCCATCCGAGTGGAGAGTGGAGC CTGGGTCGGTTTCGAGCACCACGATTTCCAAGGCCAGCAGTTCATCCTGGAGAGGGGCGAGTACCCTAACTGGGAGGCCTTCAGCGGCTCCCTGTCCTACCACACCGAGCGCTTCATGTCTCTACGCCCCATCTACTGCGCC TCTCACCAGAGCAGCCGTATGATGATCTTCGAGAAGGAGAACTTCATTGGGCGCAGCACGGAGCTGTGCGACGACTACCCCTCCCTGCAGGCCATGGGCTGGTTCATGCCTCAGGTGGGCTCCATGCACGTGCGGAGTGGAGC cttcgTGTGCTATGAGTATCCAGGCTACAGAGGCCAGCAGTACATCATGGAGTGTGAAAGACACAGTGGAGACTTCCAGCACTGGAGGAACTGGGGCTCCCACTGCCAGACGCCAAAGATCCAGTCTATCAGACGTATCAGGCACTGA